From the Solanum pennellii chromosome 4, SPENNV200 genome, one window contains:
- the LOC107018267 gene encoding metal transporter Nramp2-like has protein sequence MSSPQQQENTSPDSKEEESRHLLTAPLPQSTSPLINGDADDDEEEFAYGSGEKIHVVEFDSVPIDGVDYSTVPPFSWKKLWQFTGPGFLMSIAFLDPGNLEGDLQAGAIAGYSLLWLLLWATVMGLMIQLLSARIGVATGRHLAELCREEYPRWAGLLLWFMAEVALIGADIQEVIGSAIAIKILSRGVLPLWAGVLITASDCFLLLVLENYGIRKLEAVFAVLISTMALSFAWMFGDAKPNGKELLAGLLIPKLSSRTVRQAVGVVGCVIMPHNVFLHSALVQSREIDLKKKGQVQEALNYYSIESSFALLISFMINLFVTTVFAKGFYGSEQAGSLGLVNAGQFLQDKYGGGLFPILYIWGIGLLAAGQSSTITGTYAGQFIMGGFLDLRLKKWLRALITRSCAIVPTIIVALIFNRSESSLDVLNEWLNVLQSIQIPFALIPLLTLVSKEDIMGTFKIGPTLERVAWTIAVLVMVINGYLLLDFFVSEVNGPLFAFLVCAGTAGYIAFILYLISHGGGNVANWFNLLRTKGYSYAGQ, from the exons ATGAGCTCCCCTCAACAGCAAGAGAATACCTCCCCGGATTCCAAAGAGGAAGAATCTCGCCACCTTCTTACCGCTCCGCTGCCACAGTCAACCTCGCCGTTAATTAACGGCGATGCTGATGACGACGAAGAAGAATTTGCGTACGGATCTGGGGAGAAGATCCACGTCGTTGAATTCGATTCAGTACCGATCGACGGTGTTGATTATAGCACGGTGCCTCCATTCTCGTGGAAGAAGCTATGGCAGTTCACGGGTCCTGGATTCTTAATGAGTATAGCTTTTTTGGATCCGGGGAATTTGGAGGGGGATCTGCAAGCTGGGGCAATTGCGGGTTACTCTCTTCTATGGCTGTTGTTATGGGCTACTGTTATGGGTTTGATGATCCAGCTACTTTCGGCCAGAATTGGCGTTGCAACAGGCCGGCACTTGGCGGAGCTTTGCCGAGAGGAGTATCCTAGATGGGCTGGGCTTTTACTGTGGTTCATGGCTGAGGTAGCTCTGATTGGAGCCGATATCCAGGAGGTGATAGGGAGTGCCATTGCAATTAAGATTCTCAGTCGTGGGGTTTTACCACTCTGGGCTGGTGTCCTTATTACTGCTTCTGATTG CTTTCTTCTTTTGGTTCTTGAGAACTATGGTATAAGGAAGTTGGAAGCTGTGTTTGCTGTTCTTATTTCGACTATGGCACTGTCCTTTGCTTGGATGTTTGGAGATGCCAAACCAAATGGGAAGGAGCTTTTAGCAG GTCTCTTGATCCCAAAACTCAGTTCAAGGACAGTTCGGCAGGCTGTTGGAGTAGTTGGTTGTGTAATAATGCCTCACAATGTCTTCTTGCATTCAGCTTTGGTGCAATCCAGAGAGATCgatttgaagaaaaaagggCAGGTTCAGGAGGCACTGAATTACTACTCAATAGAATCTTCCTTTGCCCTTCTTATCTCCTTTATGATCAATTTGTTTGTTACAACTGTCTTTGCCAAGGGATTTTATGGCAGTGAGCAAGCTGGTAGTTTAGGCCTTGTAAATGCAGGGCAGTTTCTTCAAGACAAGTATGGTGGGGGACTGTTCCCAATTCTCTATATTTGGGGCATTGGGTTACTGGCAGCTGGGCAGAGTAGTACGATAACTGGTACTTATGCTGGACAGTTTATTATGGGAGGTTTTCTAGATCTACGTTTGAAGAAATGGCTTAGGGCACTGATTACTCGAAGTTGTGCCATTGTGCCAACAATCATTGTCGCTCTGATTTTTAATAGATCTGAATCATCACTTGACGTTTTGAATGAATGGCTTAACGTGCTTCAGTCTATACAGATCCCTTTTGCGCTTATTCCCCTTCTGACATTGGTGTCCAAGGAGGATATAATGGGTACTTTCAAAATTGGCCCTACTCTCGAG AGAGTTGCATGGACAATTGCTGTACTTGTGATGGTGATAAACGGCTATCTTTTGCTGGACTTCTTTGTCTCTGAGGTCAATGGACCACTGTTTGCTTTTCTGGTTTGTGCTGGGACTGCAGGTTATATTGCCTTCATTTTATACCTCATTTCACATGGGGGTGGCAATGTTGCCAACTGGTTCAACCTACTTCGCACAAAAGGATATAGCTATGCTGGTCAATGA
- the LOC107017391 gene encoding pumilio homolog 12-like, with the protein MEKRSPENNSGHQLNRNGFQEFHPRSVTNSGPPLESLFGSLRLDDEQVPLPSFGVPSPAAGLYDDEILTGFRAQETLNNGADLQGLIRAQNAINGAHQNLTVGPNILNQSQPLAAAGGGVRSQPWYYSEPSSPLIDNDYLRLNYELPDYNGYSLAAFGGVGGGGFLPNTAPLMSYRCNNGIMSNNFRIGSPISKYNQIGSELRGNMVALAKDQQGSKLLQSKLDKGNNEEIGAILSELIGCVSDLMKNQSGSYVIQKLFAVCNEQQRTTIIQAITRNTHQFIGICFSQHGARAMQKLLDNILTPHQIYIILSAIAPVAVALANDQSGQHVIQFCVKTYPPEYIRPLLCEIANNCFAIATQKSGCCVIQSCVESAGGELRDCIIAEILTNAVQLSEDQYGNYVVQHLVGLKLPRVTDILIDRLQGNFLTLSCNKYASNVVEKIILESGDEHSTRIITELLSNPSGSMLLMDPYGNFVIQSSLQRAKGILLEALYNLIDIHAASMKSNMYGKKVLDRLASRKEQMHCTRLFMSDRYKLTRQ; encoded by the exons ATGGAAAAACGTTCGCCGGAAAATAACTCCGGCCACCAACTTAACCGGAATGGGTTTCAAGAATTTCATCCTCGTAGCGTCACAAACAGTGGTCCACCTCTTGAATCTTTGTTTGGTAGTTTAAGGCTTGATGATGAACAGGTTCCTCTTCCGTCGTTTGGTGTTCCTTCTCCGGCGGCTGGTTTGTATGATGATGAAATTTTAACAGGGTTTAGAGCTCAAGAAACGCTCAACAATGGTGCTGACTTGCAGGGTTTAATCCGGGCCCAGAATGCAATTAATGGGGCCCACCAGAATCTGACTGTGGGCCCGAACATTCTGAATCAATCTCAACCTCTAGCTGCTGCTGGTGGTGGAGTTCGATCACAGCCATGGTACTATTCAGAACCATCATCACCATTGATTGATAATGACTACTTGAGACTTAACTATGAACTTCCTGACTACAATGGTTACTCTCTTGCTGCTTTTGGTggtgttggtggtggtggtttctTGCCCAACACGGCACCATTGATGTCCTATAGATGTAACAACGGTATCATGTCAAACAATTTTAGAATTGGGTCACCCATTTCGAAGTATAACCAAATTGGTAGTGAATTGAGAGGAAACATGGTTGCTTTGGCTAAGGATCAACAAGGAAGCAAATTGCTTCAATCTAAGCTTGACAAAGGGAATAATGAAGAAATTGGAGCTATTCTTAGCGAATTGATTGGGTGTGTTAGTGATCTGATGAAGAATCAATCTGGTAGTTATGTTATTCAAAAACTTTTTGCTGTATGTAACGAGCAACAGAGGACCACTATTATTCAAGCAATAACAAGAAATACCCACCAGTTTATTGGTATCTGCTTCAGCCAACATGG gGCTCGAGCAATGCAGAAATTGTTGGACAATATTCTTACCCCACatcaaatatacataattttatctGCTATAGCTCCTGTTGCTGTTGCATTGGCTAATGATCAAAGTGGTCAACACGTGATACAATTTTGTGTGAAGACATACCCTCCTGAGTATATAAGG CCTCTTCTCTGTGAAATTGCAAATAACTGCTTTGCAATTGCTACCCAAAAAAGTGGGTGCTGTGTGATACAGTCATGCGTAGAATCTGCTGGTGGAGAACTCAGAGATTGCATAATTGCTGAGATATTGACAAATGCAGTGCAGCTATCAGAAGATCAATATGG CAACTATGTGGTGCAACATCTTGTGGGACTGAAGTTACCAAGAGTTACAGATATTTTAATTGATAGGCTTCAAGGAAACTTTCTGACTCTCTCATGCAATAAGTATGCTAGTAATGTTGTTGAGAAAATTATCCTCGAGTCAGGAGATGAGCACTCCACGAGAATTATCACGGAGCTTCTCAGTAATCCAAGTGGTTCAATGCTACTGATGGACCCTTATGGTAACTTTGTCATCCAGTCATCACTGCAAAGAGCAAAG GGCATTCTGTTGGAGGCTCTGTATAACCTCATCGACATCCATGCTGCATCGATGAAAAGCAACATGTACGGGAAGAAGGTCCTTGATCGGTTGGCTAGCAGGAAGGAACAGATGCATTGTACGAGATTGTTCATGAGCGACAGGTATAAGTTAACTCGACAGTAG
- the LOC107017045 gene encoding isoflavone 2'-hydroxylase-like, with translation MDSLCLYFPVLFLVLYIISHQFLDKIQNLPPSPFPALPFIGHLYLLSRPFHRALFKVSNHYGSVVFLQFGSRPVLLVSSPLVAEECFTKNDIIFANRPDFLSGKYFGYNFTSLAWSSYGEHWRNLRRISTLEVLSSYRIQTLSIIRSDEINYLIRRLFRVSIESSEIIVEMKSSLFNFTFNVISRMIAGKRYYGGNSKEAMLFQDISKDTINTAPKANILDFLPFMRWFGLHSVEEKMMELQKKRDNFMRKEIDEHSRLKSSGSFPSAEVVAGKKKTIMEVLLDLQKTDPKYYTDKMIRNLLLILLQAGSDTSAITLEWAFSRLLDNPEILKTAQTEIDNQVGQDRLIDESDLAQLPYIRCIINETLRMHPAARLLLPHLSSEECKVSGYRVPRGTILLVNAWGIHHDPKAWEDPEKFNPDRFIGFDSVKEGCKFIPFGSGRRGCPGENLAIHVIGLALGSLLQCFEWDKPNSEIIDMSEGTGFTISPKVQPLLAKCSPRPHMVKLLSEI, from the exons ATGGACAGTCTTTGTCTGTATTTCCCAGTTCTGTTCCTTGTTCTTTATATCATAAGCCACCAATTTCTTGACAAGATACAAAACCTTCCACCTAGCCCATTTCCAGCACTCCCTTTCATTGGCCATCTCTACTTATTGAGTAGACCTTTCCATAGGGCTTTATTCAAAGTCTCGAATCATTACGGTTCAGTAGTGTTTCTTCAATTTGGCTCTCGGCCTGTCCTCCTTGTTTCATCACCTTTAGTAGCAGAAGAATGTTTTACTAAAAATGATATCATCTTTGCCAATCGTCCTGATTTTCTCAGTGGTAAGTATTTCGGGTACAATTTTACTAGCCTCGCTTGGTCTTCTTATGGAGAGCACTGGAGAAATCTTCGAAGAATTTCCACTCTTGAAGTTTTATCTTCCTATAGAATTCAGACACTATCAATCATCCGTTCTGATGAAATAAACTACCTGATTCGCAGACTCTTTAGAGTCTCCATAGAGAGTTCAGAAATAATTGTGGAGATGAAATCATCTCTTTTTAACTTCACGTTCAACGTGATATCAAGAATGATTGCAGGGAAAAGATACTATGGGGGGAACTCAAAAGAAGCTATGCTATTCCAGGATATATCAAAGGATACAATAAACACTGCTCCAAAGGCTAATATTTTGGATTTCTTGCCATTTATGAGGTGGTTTGGATTGCATAGTGTTGAGGAAAAGATGATGGAACTACAGAAGAAGAGAGATAACTTTATGCGAAAGGAAATAGACGAGCATAGTCGATTAAAGAGCAGTGGTTCTTTTCCTTCAGCAGAGGTTGTCGCAGGGAAGAAGAAAACTATAATGGAAGTTTTGTTAGATTTACAGAAAACAGACCCCAAATACTACACAGATAAAATGATTAGAAACCTACTGCTG ATCCTACTCCAAGCTGGATCAGATACTTCAGCAATAACATTAGAATGGGCTTTTTCACGCTTGCTTGACAATCCAGAAATTTTAAAGACGGCACAAACTGAAATTGACAATCAGGTTGGACAAGACCGCCTGATTGATGAATCCGATTTGGCTCAACTTCCTTACATCAGATGCATTATCAATGAGACATTGCGGATGCATCCAGCAGCCCGTTTACTTTTGCCTCACCTTTCATCAGAAGAGTGCAAAGTCTCAGGATATCGAGTTCCGCGTGGAACAATCCTATTAGTGAATGCATGGGGGATACATCATGACCCTAAGGCATGGGAGGATCCAGAAAAGTTCAACCCTGATAGATTTATAGGCTTTGACAGTGTCAAAGAGGGCTGCAAGTTTATTCCGTTTGGATCAGGAAGGAGGGGTTGCCCTGGTGAGAACCTAGCAATTCATGTCATTGGATTGGCACTAGGTTCACTTCTTCAATGCTTTGAGTGGGATAAGCCCAATAGTGAGATCATAGATATGAGCGAAGGCACTGGATTCACAATTTCACCAAAGGTTCAGCCGCTGTTAGCAAAATGTTCTCCACGACCACACATGGTTAAACTTCTTTCTGAAATATGA
- the LOC107017105 gene encoding snakin-1 has product MKLFLLTLLLVTLVITPSFIQTTMAGSYFCDSKCKLRCSKAGLADRCLKYCGICCEECKCVPSGTYGNKHECPCYRDKKNSKGKSKCP; this is encoded by the exons ATGAAGTTATTTCTATTAACTCTGCTTTTGGTCACTCTTGTTATTACCCCTTCTTTCATTCAAACTACTATGGCTGGTTCAT atttttgtGATTCGAAGTGCAAGCTGAGATGTTCAAAGGCAGGACTTGCAGACAGATGCTTGAAGTACTGTGGAATTTGTTGTGAAGAATGCAAATGCGTGCCTTCTGGAACTTATGGTAACAAACATGAATGTCCTTGTTATAGGGACAAGAAGAACTCTAAGGGCAAGTCTAAATGCCCTTGA